A region from the Lentimonas sp. CC4 genome encodes:
- a CDS encoding nitrilase-related carbon-nitrogen hydrolase, which produces MKIALAQFEVHRGNPAANLEAIAAWVAEAKAGGAGAVFLPEMCTTGFDWKRCRELLPEAAEHRVRLAALAKVNDIAICGSFLEQTESGCPANALTYFERSGAVAAHYRKVHLFTLFGEQKHVEAGERIVTAETELGRVGCSVCYDLRFPELFRKCALDGAVIQVLPAAFPHPRLAHWRTLIQARAIENQSYFIATNQCGVEGHGSSVGETRYFGHSMVVDPWGEILLEADECEGVHFVDIDIEKVAKTRSALTALKDRRPELYGTD; this is translated from the coding sequence ATGAAAATAGCACTGGCACAATTTGAGGTTCACCGAGGTAATCCTGCTGCAAACTTGGAGGCGATCGCGGCATGGGTCGCTGAAGCGAAAGCGGGTGGTGCGGGGGCAGTTTTTTTACCGGAGATGTGCACGACAGGATTTGATTGGAAGCGATGCCGTGAGCTATTGCCTGAAGCGGCAGAACATCGTGTTCGGCTTGCGGCGCTCGCGAAGGTTAATGACATCGCGATTTGTGGCTCATTTCTAGAGCAAACCGAGTCAGGGTGTCCCGCCAATGCGCTGACATACTTTGAGCGTTCAGGAGCTGTGGCGGCGCATTATCGTAAGGTGCATTTGTTTACGCTGTTCGGTGAACAGAAACATGTGGAAGCAGGGGAGCGTATTGTGACCGCTGAAACCGAACTGGGGCGAGTTGGTTGTAGTGTCTGTTACGACCTGCGGTTCCCCGAGTTATTTCGAAAATGCGCGCTCGATGGTGCTGTAATTCAAGTTTTACCAGCAGCGTTTCCGCATCCACGACTCGCGCATTGGCGCACCTTAATCCAAGCACGTGCGATCGAGAATCAATCCTATTTCATCGCGACGAATCAGTGCGGTGTCGAAGGGCACGGATCATCCGTGGGAGAAACGCGCTATTTCGGCCACTCCATGGTGGTCGATCCGTGGGGAGAGATTTTGCTAGAAGCCGATGAATGCGAAGGCGTGCACTTCGTTGATATTGATATCGAGAAAGTTGCGAAAACACGCAGCGCGCTGACGGCGCTGAAGGACCGGCGTCCTGAGTTGTATGGCACTGACTAG
- the rpe gene encoding ribulose-phosphate 3-epimerase encodes MQSSHEKILAPSILAGDHADLKSSLKEIEAAGLSWVHLDIMDGHFVPNLTFGPQTIKAMRSASDLFFDVHLMLDNPDKFVDAFIDAGADQVTIHVEPDYPIAETLQRIKARGCKCGVVLNPDTPAEAAKPFLAECDIVLLMTVQPGFGGQSFREDVLPKFETFAQWREELGLNYRLEVDGGVDLKTAGSCTSRGVDTLVAGTAFFKAEDRKAFSASVTA; translated from the coding sequence ATGCAAAGTTCACACGAAAAAATCCTAGCTCCCTCCATACTTGCAGGCGACCACGCCGACCTAAAAAGCAGCTTGAAAGAAATTGAAGCGGCTGGATTGAGCTGGGTGCACCTCGACATTATGGATGGGCATTTCGTGCCGAACCTAACATTCGGGCCACAAACAATTAAGGCGATGCGTTCGGCTTCGGACTTGTTCTTTGATGTCCATTTGATGCTCGATAATCCCGACAAATTCGTCGACGCGTTTATCGATGCGGGAGCCGATCAGGTCACGATTCACGTGGAGCCTGACTACCCGATCGCCGAGACGTTGCAGCGCATCAAGGCACGTGGTTGCAAATGCGGCGTCGTGCTCAACCCGGATACACCTGCAGAAGCCGCGAAACCATTCCTAGCCGAATGCGACATTGTGCTGCTCATGACGGTGCAACCAGGCTTCGGCGGGCAAAGCTTCCGCGAAGATGTGCTGCCTAAATTTGAAACCTTCGCCCAGTGGCGCGAAGAACTAGGGCTTAATTATCGCCTCGAAGTCGATGGTGGCGTTGATCTCAAAACTGCGGGATCCTGCACTTCACGTGGCGTCGATACACTCGTGGCTGGCACCGCATTTTTCAAAGCAGAAGACCGCAAAGCCTTTAGTGCGTCGGTCACTGCCTAG
- a CDS encoding PEP-CTERM sorting domain-containing protein produces the protein MWEFSGDNTYTGTTSITGGSTLVAKSATALGATDAGTTVQDGSVLDVQANIGTEAISISGSGVSGGGALITSTGTGTVGGPVTMTADSSIGGAGTLNVSGAIGGSHTLTKVGTGTTTLSGVNSVGGATVNPGTLAVSGGSLAIESGQQITVASGNFNVNGGAVTSDTAINLSGGDMSVSSGSVTLTDPSPGGSTFNVIQGGGTGALNVTGGDFIVAGATGATDTIAFNGEINISGGTFSAVGGQAFGSSSAVFNIEGDDAVITLDRFNNSGGRTATLNFIFDETGVSTISGAGYVSLASAALNIDGLLYTGGNAVFDLFDYGSVEGIASTVNITNFGTEGVDYIFTQSTVDNIVRLTIVPEPATYALLIGLFGMALVAVRRRRS, from the coding sequence ATGTGGGAATTCTCTGGCGACAACACCTACACGGGCACCACTAGCATCACAGGTGGTTCCACCTTAGTTGCAAAAAGTGCAACTGCATTGGGCGCAACCGATGCTGGCACGACGGTGCAGGACGGCAGTGTTCTGGATGTTCAGGCAAACATTGGCACTGAAGCCATTAGCATCTCAGGCTCAGGCGTCAGCGGCGGTGGAGCCTTAATCACTAGCACGGGCACCGGCACGGTCGGCGGTCCAGTCACCATGACGGCAGACAGCAGCATCGGTGGAGCTGGGACTTTGAATGTGAGCGGTGCGATCGGCGGTAGTCATACTCTTACTAAAGTGGGCACTGGCACTACGACATTGAGCGGAGTCAACTCCGTTGGCGGCGCGACTGTGAATCCGGGCACACTGGCTGTTAGTGGCGGATCGCTTGCGATTGAGTCCGGCCAACAGATTACTGTGGCAAGCGGCAACTTCAATGTGAATGGCGGTGCGGTCACCTCCGATACTGCGATCAACCTTTCCGGTGGCGACATGAGTGTTTCTTCTGGTAGCGTCACACTTACAGACCCAAGTCCTGGCGGCTCAACTTTCAACGTAATTCAGGGGGGCGGCACGGGTGCATTGAATGTCACTGGCGGCGATTTCATCGTGGCTGGTGCGACTGGCGCAACCGATACCATTGCGTTTAACGGTGAGATTAATATCAGCGGTGGAACGTTCAGCGCGGTTGGTGGTCAGGCTTTTGGATCGAGCAGTGCAGTGTTCAATATTGAAGGGGATGACGCGGTGATCACACTCGACCGCTTTAATAATTCTGGAGGTCGGACGGCGACCTTAAACTTTATCTTCGATGAAACGGGTGTTAGCACGATTTCCGGCGCTGGCTATGTAAGTTTGGCCTCAGCAGCACTAAACATCGACGGCCTACTCTATACTGGCGGCAACGCAGTCTTTGACCTATTTGATTACGGCAGTGTTGAAGGCATAGCTAGCACGGTGAACATTACTAACTTTGGCACCGAGGGGGTGGATTACATATTCACACAGAGCACGGTTGATAACATCGTGCGGTTAACGATCGTCCCTGAGCCGGCCACTTATGCGCTCTTGATTGGTCTGTTTGGCATGGCTCTTGTCGCCGTGCGTCGCCGTCGCAGCTAA
- a CDS encoding VOC family protein, whose translation MPITFDHTRIRVSDLEKSIDWYCQTCSFQVLRRTDKSPSGNQLAHLQILGSAHNLELTHSPDYEVNVPEDLVHTCIRVDNIVDYCEMLEGLDLTIDLWPSNWREKFVDGKKMAFITDPDGYEVEILEH comes from the coding sequence ATGCCTATTACATTTGACCATACTCGCATCCGCGTCTCTGACCTTGAAAAGTCCATCGACTGGTATTGCCAGACCTGCAGCTTTCAAGTCCTACGCCGCACCGACAAATCGCCCTCCGGCAACCAACTCGCACACCTGCAGATACTAGGCAGTGCACACAATCTGGAGCTCACCCACTCCCCCGACTACGAGGTCAACGTCCCAGAAGACCTCGTCCATACCTGCATTCGCGTCGACAACATCGTCGACTACTGTGAAATGCTCGAAGGCCTCGACCTCACAATTGACCTCTGGCCCAGCAACTGGCGCGAGAAATTCGTCGATGGCAAAAAGATGGCCTTTATCACCGACCCCGACGGCTACGAAGTAGAAATACTCGAGCACTAG
- a CDS encoding MoxR family ATPase, whose protein sequence is MSQKFESSSKTLQTVRERVGQVVVGQENLVERLLLALLCNGHVLLEGVPGVAKTLTVNSLARAIHAQFSRIQFTPDLLPGDLTGTLVYDPRAHTFTAEKGPIFTNLLLADEINRAPAKVQSALLEAMQEKQVTLGKETYDLPKPFLVLATQNPIEQEGTYALPEAQVDRFMFKLKVGYPSMDEELIVMQRMAKTAPQLEIEPVLTIEELMEMRSTMETVFIDEKVERYILRLVDATRHPENYDLDLERYLRFGASPRASIYLSLAARGHALMQQRDYVIPQDVKDVAHDLLRHRMAISYRAEAESITSDDLLDQILAKVPVSV, encoded by the coding sequence ATGAGTCAGAAGTTTGAATCTAGCAGCAAGACGCTGCAAACCGTGCGTGAGCGCGTCGGCCAAGTGGTGGTCGGTCAGGAGAATTTGGTCGAGCGACTACTGTTAGCGTTGCTTTGTAATGGGCACGTCCTGTTGGAGGGCGTTCCGGGGGTGGCAAAGACGCTGACTGTCAATAGTTTGGCGCGTGCGATTCATGCACAGTTTAGCCGCATTCAGTTTACGCCGGATCTTCTTCCCGGTGATCTCACGGGCACGTTGGTCTATGACCCGCGTGCGCATACCTTTACTGCGGAGAAGGGGCCGATTTTTACGAATCTGCTGCTGGCCGACGAAATTAACCGTGCGCCGGCGAAGGTGCAGAGCGCCTTGCTGGAGGCGATGCAGGAGAAGCAAGTGACCCTGGGCAAGGAGACTTACGACCTACCGAAGCCGTTTCTGGTGCTGGCGACACAGAATCCGATTGAGCAGGAGGGCACGTATGCACTGCCTGAGGCGCAAGTGGATCGCTTTATGTTTAAGCTCAAAGTCGGCTACCCGTCGATGGATGAGGAGTTGATCGTGATGCAGCGTATGGCAAAGACGGCTCCGCAGTTGGAGATTGAGCCTGTGTTAACGATCGAGGAACTGATGGAGATGCGCTCGACCATGGAGACGGTCTTTATCGATGAAAAGGTGGAGCGCTACATTTTGCGCTTGGTGGATGCGACGCGTCACCCTGAGAATTACGATTTGGATCTCGAGCGCTATTTACGCTTTGGAGCTTCACCGCGTGCTTCGATTTATCTGTCGTTGGCGGCTCGTGGGCATGCGCTCATGCAGCAGCGTGACTATGTGATCCCGCAAGATGTGAAGGATGTCGCGCATGATTTGCTACGCCACCGCATGGCGATCTCGTATCGCGCTGAGGCCGAGTCGATTACTTCCGATGATTTGCTCGATCAGATCCTCGCGAAGGTGCCTGTTTCTGTTTAG
- a CDS encoding DUF58 domain-containing protein: MLSELESQLNLLELKCRRPVEHLLAGEYRSVFRGRGVEFEDVRPYQPGDDVRTMDWKVTARTGEPHIKRYIEEREQFIYLLVDVSASMLHDADGRKRKTMAEVCALLTLAAVKNHDRIGLILFSDRIEQIVPPSKGRSHAMRIMDELMHFKPVGRGTDFTEMLGRFGHMARKHSIAFVVSDFMTEDYVQELQALAFRHDINAINLSDAHLLNPKVSGLVRMQDSETDEQRIVDLGRGDANTSAHSDSLKQTMLESGVNLLDLEVGGDCVEALAGFFHERQRRQANESGG, from the coding sequence GTGCTGAGTGAACTCGAGAGCCAGCTGAATTTGCTGGAGCTGAAGTGCCGCCGTCCGGTGGAGCACTTGCTTGCGGGTGAGTATCGCTCTGTGTTTCGTGGGCGTGGCGTGGAATTTGAGGATGTGCGTCCCTATCAACCGGGCGACGATGTGCGCACGATGGATTGGAAGGTCACTGCGCGCACAGGTGAGCCACATATTAAACGCTACATTGAGGAGCGTGAGCAGTTTATTTATCTGTTGGTCGATGTGTCGGCTTCGATGCTACATGATGCGGATGGGCGTAAGCGCAAGACGATGGCGGAGGTGTGTGCGTTACTGACCTTGGCTGCGGTGAAAAATCATGACCGGATCGGGTTGATTTTATTCTCAGACCGGATTGAGCAAATCGTGCCGCCGAGCAAGGGGCGTAGCCATGCGATGCGGATCATGGATGAGCTGATGCATTTCAAACCGGTGGGGCGTGGCACGGATTTTACCGAGATGTTGGGACGCTTCGGGCATATGGCACGTAAGCATTCGATCGCGTTTGTTGTCTCGGATTTTATGACCGAGGACTATGTGCAGGAGTTACAGGCGTTGGCATTTCGGCACGACATCAATGCGATCAATTTAAGTGACGCGCACTTACTAAATCCAAAGGTGTCGGGCTTAGTGCGTATGCAGGACTCGGAGACGGATGAGCAACGGATTGTTGATCTCGGGCGTGGCGATGCGAATACATCTGCGCATAGCGACAGTTTAAAGCAGACGATGCTGGAGTCTGGCGTGAATTTATTAGATCTGGAAGTGGGCGGCGATTGCGTCGAAGCACTTGCAGGATTTTTCCATGAGCGGCAGCGTCGCCAAGCCAATGAAAGCGGGGGCTAA
- a CDS encoding VWA domain-containing protein, whose amino-acid sequence MSFVYLWVLLLIPVVLFLLRGRLRRTSLKVSSVGLWTDTDAGRARYLWIPVFLRRLALVLLLVALARPQAGSTYDMEVSEGIAIQLLVDVSSSMDMNVRDLEGKSRSRMDVAKEMVERFIAGDGDTLDGRGDDLLGLITFARYADTRSPLTFGHDALLQIVRGLDVQERPNEDGTAYGDALALAAARLHNIEELQFGQSSVQADAIESRVIILLTDGENNSGAHLPLEAAGLAKEWGCRIYCISLGDTEVRRSGEVAVEDLTAAEKTLKHISDETGGIFRQASDYESLLSVYEEIDRLERSEISTRSYDHVAEWFWLPLGVAILSLLGALILEATVLRVVP is encoded by the coding sequence ATGAGTTTTGTCTATCTTTGGGTGCTCCTATTGATCCCCGTGGTATTATTTTTACTGCGTGGGCGTTTGCGCCGCACATCACTGAAGGTGTCTTCGGTCGGTCTCTGGACGGATACGGATGCGGGTCGTGCGCGGTATTTATGGATTCCGGTGTTTTTGCGTCGCTTGGCTTTAGTGTTGTTGCTTGTGGCACTGGCGCGTCCGCAAGCGGGGTCGACCTATGACATGGAGGTGTCTGAAGGCATTGCGATTCAACTCTTGGTCGATGTGTCCAGTAGTATGGATATGAATGTGCGCGACTTGGAGGGGAAGAGTCGTAGCCGTATGGACGTGGCGAAAGAGATGGTGGAGCGTTTCATTGCTGGTGATGGCGATACGCTCGATGGGCGAGGGGATGACTTACTCGGATTGATTACATTTGCGCGCTATGCCGATACGCGGAGTCCGCTGACATTTGGGCATGATGCACTGCTACAGATCGTTCGCGGATTGGATGTGCAAGAGCGCCCTAACGAGGATGGCACTGCGTATGGTGATGCGCTGGCACTGGCTGCCGCGCGATTACATAACATAGAAGAGTTACAGTTCGGTCAAAGCTCTGTGCAGGCGGATGCCATTGAGAGTCGTGTGATTATCTTGCTGACGGATGGTGAGAATAATTCGGGTGCACATTTACCTTTGGAGGCCGCGGGCTTGGCGAAGGAGTGGGGCTGTCGGATCTATTGTATCAGTTTGGGCGATACAGAGGTGCGGCGTTCAGGTGAGGTTGCGGTCGAGGATTTGACGGCTGCGGAGAAGACGTTGAAACATATCAGCGACGAGACGGGCGGTATTTTTAGGCAAGCAAGTGACTATGAATCGCTGCTGTCGGTATATGAGGAGATAGATCGACTGGAGCGTTCAGAGATTTCAACGCGTAGTTATGATCATGTGGCGGAGTGGTTCTGGTTGCCGTTGGGCGTGGCGATTTTGAGCCTGCTCGGGGCATTAATATTGGAGGCGACAGTGTTGCGCGTGGTGCCATGA
- a CDS encoding VWA domain-containing protein: MSGFVFQWVEALPLLLLVLPLAWLLAYARAKRAELIQAMGGGLSTHRRLRDTLRIAAFVLLILALARPGYDPEKLSTSRTGRDVVFALDVSQSMLAEDVLPSRLEVSKQAVRDALATFSNERVSLVVYAGSATILCPLTYDYDFVRYMLEQTHTRSVDFGGTILQSAVEKVVDQVLMPDRAGVQDLIVITDGGDNGSQMPKVAELLGEHGVDLLLLGIGNPNEGAPIPIVDEEGLRTLLRNKESIIYTELDDATLRELAAKSPDAQYVAVANKAFDLGQIYADYVVGREVSASVEGDGILVYQEAALFFLIPAILLLLLSECWGANGLQIGQACVLLVVFGCVSDGEAANSQLQGQFKEATKLYSDGSFIEAESLFAEVALHGDARGMSPRDLAAAQLNRGLCLLELSRAESEASAQAGLSYAQQAQLAFLAAKRYEPEMDRSGIRLESTSTWVAQLQVRIAEEAEEQNEMQAQMEQLVEVLQALLEAQQELRQKVTDSDIIRRHPKRPRNTPPPPPIQAPEDASENSRIFVAAQEVLKSEAERIYASMQTLDTQLTPAAIEGMPPMESLMAEPLKLMARVPTAMEGARGLLISWNTWPAGRAEQLVAVHLIEEILSLLGNNSSDESEGEDWDEMEDYEDYEYSDEMDDSMMSSMPMEGDFAAGGEMQALPVPNYSAEDILMEEQGSLQFRQQQRAKANAGKVEKDY; this comes from the coding sequence ATGAGTGGATTTGTTTTTCAATGGGTGGAGGCATTGCCTTTGTTATTGCTTGTGCTGCCGCTGGCTTGGTTGCTGGCGTATGCGCGTGCGAAGCGTGCCGAACTGATTCAGGCGATGGGTGGCGGACTTAGCACGCATCGTCGTTTGCGAGACACTTTGCGGATCGCGGCGTTTGTGTTGTTGATCTTGGCATTGGCGCGACCGGGGTATGATCCTGAGAAACTGTCAACCTCTCGCACGGGGCGCGATGTCGTCTTTGCGCTCGATGTGTCGCAGAGTATGTTGGCAGAGGATGTGTTGCCTTCGCGTTTAGAAGTCTCAAAGCAGGCGGTGCGTGATGCATTGGCTACGTTTAGCAATGAGCGGGTGAGCCTAGTTGTGTATGCGGGCAGTGCGACGATTCTGTGTCCATTGACGTATGATTATGACTTCGTGCGCTATATGCTGGAGCAGACACATACCCGAAGTGTGGATTTTGGTGGCACGATCTTGCAGTCCGCAGTCGAGAAAGTGGTCGATCAAGTCTTAATGCCTGACCGGGCTGGCGTGCAGGATCTCATCGTGATTACAGATGGTGGCGATAATGGGTCGCAGATGCCTAAGGTTGCAGAGCTTCTAGGGGAACACGGCGTGGATTTATTATTGCTAGGGATTGGTAACCCGAATGAGGGGGCGCCCATTCCGATTGTTGATGAGGAGGGACTGCGCACGTTACTGCGCAATAAGGAATCAATTATATATACCGAGTTGGATGATGCGACGTTGCGTGAGCTCGCTGCGAAAAGCCCGGATGCGCAGTATGTAGCTGTCGCCAATAAGGCTTTTGATCTCGGGCAGATTTATGCAGATTATGTAGTTGGGCGTGAGGTGTCTGCTTCGGTTGAGGGCGATGGGATTCTGGTGTATCAAGAGGCGGCACTGTTTTTTCTAATTCCTGCAATTCTGCTGTTGTTACTCTCTGAGTGCTGGGGAGCAAATGGACTACAGATTGGGCAGGCCTGTGTATTGCTGGTTGTGTTTGGTTGTGTGTCCGACGGTGAGGCTGCGAACTCGCAGTTGCAGGGGCAGTTTAAAGAAGCTACAAAACTGTATTCGGATGGATCGTTTATTGAGGCGGAGTCTTTATTTGCTGAAGTTGCTTTGCATGGTGATGCGCGTGGGATGTCGCCTAGAGATTTGGCGGCGGCGCAATTAAACCGTGGTCTGTGCTTATTGGAATTGTCGCGCGCAGAAAGTGAGGCCTCCGCTCAGGCTGGCTTAAGCTACGCACAACAAGCGCAGTTGGCATTTTTGGCAGCGAAGCGTTATGAGCCTGAGATGGATCGTTCAGGTATTCGGCTGGAATCGACTTCGACATGGGTGGCTCAATTACAGGTTCGAATTGCTGAAGAGGCCGAGGAGCAAAATGAAATGCAGGCGCAGATGGAGCAGTTGGTTGAGGTGTTGCAAGCATTACTCGAAGCTCAGCAGGAGCTACGACAAAAAGTGACAGATAGTGACATCATTCGCCGCCATCCGAAGCGCCCCAGAAATACGCCGCCACCGCCACCCATTCAGGCTCCGGAAGATGCGAGTGAGAATTCGCGTATCTTTGTCGCTGCTCAGGAAGTGTTGAAGTCTGAAGCGGAGCGCATCTACGCCAGTATGCAAACTTTGGATACTCAGCTGACGCCTGCTGCCATCGAAGGAATGCCACCGATGGAGAGCTTGATGGCCGAGCCGTTGAAGCTCATGGCGAGGGTGCCGACTGCGATGGAAGGAGCTCGTGGCTTACTTATTAGCTGGAATACGTGGCCGGCGGGACGAGCGGAGCAATTGGTTGCAGTGCATTTGATCGAGGAGATTTTGAGTCTACTGGGTAATAATTCATCGGATGAATCTGAGGGGGAGGATTGGGATGAAATGGAAGACTACGAGGACTATGAGTATTCAGACGAAATGGATGATAGCATGATGAGCTCAATGCCGATGGAGGGCGACTTTGCTGCAGGCGGTGAGATGCAGGCGCTGCCAGTGCCGAATTATTCGGCTGAAGATATTTTGATGGAAGAGCAGGGCAGTCTGCAATTTAGACAACAACAACGTGCGAAGGCGAACGCTGGGAAAGTGGAGAAAGATTACTAA
- a CDS encoding BatD family protein: MRAIFWILPLLLTPLLYSQKVEPEVVSSNSDVLEQVDADELESMPVELETVPVQVEMVNQSWFTDRTGKAVIHFPESVEAAEVLPSGVKGLSFIDVEVLDTPDSKSGKSAAIVRFILRDTGVVVFPLLEFFSETKCYQTIPQQIMVGKPVRSDAMSVTLAPAKTQVYVGEPLRVDLVWHCDLEAGRLQALNYYPQFFNNSEVQIVIPRSTAPEDQQVGLPIGGRRVIAQRTLIEGQPKALGTVELPLFLRLTKPGTYTLPATRLECAYLQQANRNFGQYAAHFNNSLFEPEESDVRYERFYVETAPITIEVLPLPGEGRGLNFSGLFEPIKLEVAVTPEVLKVGDLMQAELHVYSDAPHGMIELPRLSQQRGLRGRFLVDDDLGRVWRGNGTTFRCRLRALTTGVDAFPSLQIQTFDPDTGEYVMRSTEPIGLIVEANEGQEFVDLKSYNGVGVTLSEQSEGIWHNQEANGMSDLINNTVVCLASWFWLWLLLGVVGFLLMLPVVRERRRRSLDAKYRARAEAYEAFLKVTENDPEKWPAFVQFLAVSFDAQGKAWTVRDSKQALQAIGVSDEDIKTVVAIHVATDAQDYSAQHPSAQLSALNAVGKRILGLLGKVALLLLLVLGNLPTSAQASDWTDAEDLFQQALAAQAGSDAAAALYAESALKFQAVAEAGERPGVAWYNAGNAWFETGALGRSIAAYREAQIYRPFDEKVAENLAAARALSLNDIPDVSTWWWQWPTLWLQALLLVLLFLLGISVLAYMRYRGRVHLSVCLLLALVCCVVSGLWCMSAQLVDQHGVVIVDSVLARKGPSYAYAAAYHEPLHDGVELTLKETREEWGLVSLVDGRECWVPLTQIQLIR, encoded by the coding sequence ATGCGCGCGATTTTTTGGATACTACCGTTGCTGCTGACACCGCTGCTTTACTCACAAAAGGTAGAGCCGGAGGTCGTTTCTTCGAATTCAGATGTGTTGGAGCAAGTCGATGCTGATGAACTGGAGTCGATGCCCGTCGAATTGGAAACTGTTCCCGTGCAGGTGGAAATGGTGAATCAGAGCTGGTTTACGGATCGCACTGGCAAGGCTGTGATTCATTTCCCTGAGTCCGTGGAGGCTGCTGAGGTGCTGCCCTCAGGTGTCAAAGGCTTGAGCTTTATTGATGTCGAGGTGCTTGATACGCCGGACTCTAAGTCAGGCAAGTCGGCTGCGATCGTGCGCTTTATACTACGCGATACGGGTGTGGTAGTATTCCCTTTGTTGGAGTTTTTCAGTGAAACGAAGTGCTACCAGACGATTCCGCAACAAATCATGGTGGGCAAGCCTGTGCGATCTGATGCGATGTCTGTGACGCTCGCGCCTGCGAAGACTCAAGTCTATGTCGGCGAGCCGCTGCGTGTGGATTTGGTGTGGCATTGTGACCTTGAGGCAGGGCGCCTGCAGGCGCTCAATTACTATCCGCAATTTTTTAATAATTCAGAAGTGCAGATCGTTATCCCACGTTCGACTGCTCCGGAGGATCAACAGGTGGGTTTACCGATCGGAGGCCGGCGCGTGATTGCTCAGCGGACTCTGATAGAGGGGCAGCCCAAAGCGCTTGGCACAGTCGAGTTGCCGCTGTTCTTACGTCTGACAAAGCCTGGAACCTATACACTGCCAGCGACTCGCTTAGAATGTGCGTATCTGCAGCAAGCGAATCGAAACTTTGGTCAGTATGCCGCGCACTTTAATAACAGTTTGTTCGAGCCAGAGGAGTCGGATGTGCGCTATGAGCGTTTCTATGTGGAGACTGCGCCGATTACGATCGAAGTCTTGCCGCTCCCAGGTGAAGGCCGTGGGCTAAACTTCAGTGGCTTGTTTGAGCCGATTAAACTGGAAGTGGCGGTGACGCCCGAAGTGCTCAAGGTCGGGGATTTGATGCAGGCGGAGTTACATGTTTATTCGGACGCGCCGCATGGGATGATCGAACTGCCTCGCTTGAGCCAGCAACGTGGCTTACGTGGGCGTTTTTTGGTGGATGACGATCTTGGTCGTGTTTGGCGTGGCAATGGCACGACGTTTCGTTGTCGTTTACGTGCGTTGACTACCGGTGTGGATGCGTTTCCGTCACTGCAGATTCAAACGTTCGATCCGGATACGGGTGAATATGTGATGCGTTCTACTGAGCCGATTGGTTTGATCGTGGAGGCGAATGAGGGGCAGGAATTTGTCGATCTAAAATCTTACAATGGTGTGGGTGTAACTTTAAGTGAACAGTCAGAAGGGATCTGGCATAATCAGGAAGCAAATGGGATGAGTGATCTAATTAATAATACTGTCGTGTGCCTGGCGTCATGGTTTTGGCTTTGGCTGCTACTGGGAGTTGTCGGTTTTCTCCTGATGCTGCCGGTGGTGCGTGAACGCCGACGTCGATCTTTGGATGCAAAGTATCGAGCGCGTGCGGAGGCCTATGAAGCATTTCTAAAAGTCACTGAGAATGATCCAGAAAAGTGGCCTGCTTTTGTGCAATTTCTAGCAGTGAGCTTCGATGCGCAAGGAAAGGCCTGGACGGTGCGTGATTCGAAACAGGCGCTACAAGCAATTGGCGTATCTGATGAAGACATCAAAACTGTGGTTGCGATTCACGTGGCGACCGATGCACAGGACTACAGCGCGCAACATCCATCTGCGCAATTGAGTGCGCTCAATGCGGTGGGGAAGCGTATTTTAGGATTACTCGGTAAGGTGGCTCTCTTGCTTCTACTGGTGTTGGGGAATTTACCAACGTCGGCTCAAGCTTCCGATTGGACGGACGCCGAGGATTTGTTTCAACAGGCACTGGCTGCGCAAGCTGGTAGCGATGCCGCAGCGGCGCTCTATGCAGAGTCTGCGTTAAAATTTCAAGCGGTCGCTGAAGCGGGCGAGCGCCCAGGTGTCGCATGGTATAATGCCGGTAATGCTTGGTTTGAAACGGGTGCGTTAGGCCGCTCGATTGCCGCGTATCGGGAGGCGCAGATCTATCGTCCATTTGATGAGAAGGTAGCTGAAAACTTGGCCGCAGCACGTGCGCTGTCTCTGAATGATATTCCAGATGTCTCAACGTGGTGGTGGCAATGGCCGACGCTTTGGTTGCAGGCGTTGTTGCTCGTGTTGCTCTTCTTATTAGGTATTTCAGTCTTGGCGTATATGCGGTATCGCGGGCGTGTGCACTTGAGCGTGTGTTTGTTGCTGGCGCTAGTCTGTTGTGTGGTGTCAGGGCTTTGGTGTATGTCGGCGCAACTCGTCGATCAACATGGTGTGGTGATTGTGGATTCTGTGTTAGCGCGTAAAGGGCCGAGCTATGCGTATGCCGCAGCTTACCACGAACCACTGCATGATGGCGTCGAATTGACTCTGAAAGAAACGCGTGAAGAGTGGGGTTTGGTGTCACTCGTGGATGGTCGCGAGTGCTGGGTGCCGCTGACTCAGATACAGCTGATACGCTAA